The window GACAACAACTAGGATTAAAAGGAAAAGAGCAACTATTAGGAGATATTCAAGATGGAAAATTAATTCTCCAACCTGTATCTGAACAAGCAAAAATTATTGAAGAAAATGGCTTATTAGTTGTTGAATCAGAATCAATCGACAACTTAGAAAATATTATCGAACAATTACGAGAAGAACATCTCGACCAATTCTTGTCGTGGTAAAAGTTTTATTTGATACTTACTTATTCTGTTCTCACTCGCATATTTGTAATACCAATTTACTTTAGCTGCACTAAATGAAATTGTGTAGAGACGTTGCATTTTAGTCTCTACAGATGTTCTGTAGCATTCAACCCTAATTACTCTTCGCAAACAAACTACATCAAACCATACTCAAACGACCTCTTTGGGCTTATCATGTTGCCTGACCTTATTTTTAGTAAAATAAACTATGGCACTACCTAACGGCATTGCCTCCGGCGATACAACGCAGAATTCCACTATTCTCTGGACTCGTAGCGATCGCCTCGGCGAAGTTTCCTTTGAATATTCTACCGACCCCAACTTCGCTACCATCATTGGCACAGCAATAGCAAATGTCACCGATACCGACGTTCCTGTCAAGGTAGAACTAACAAATCTTAACCCTGGAACCCAATATTACTACCGCGTTACCGACGCAGACAACATTACCCTCATCGGTGAATTCGATACCGCCGCCGAAATCGGCAACAACGCAGGTTTACGCTTCGGCGTATCGGGAGACTGGCAAGGCGAACTTAGCCCCTACGTCTCAATTCTCAACGTTCGCGATCGCAATTTGGACTTTTTCGTACAAATGGGCGATACCATCGAAGCAGACAGCGAATCTCCCATCTTACCCGGAGTCACCCAAGCCCAAACCTTAGCTGAATTTCGCACCAAACACGAAGAAATCTACTCAGAACGCTATGGCTTAAATCCTTGGGTAGATTTACGCGCCTCTACTACAGTTTACGGCACTTGGGACGACCACGACCTCACCAACGATTTTGCCGGGGGTTCAACTCCGCAACTATCACCCCAGAAACAAGACATTTTCCGGAATGACGCAGGTGCAAATGCCGATTTTGTCAACGATACCCAAGTATTTGACGACGCTTTAGAAGCATTTCAAGACTACAAACCTTTACGAGATGAATTTTACGGCGAAACAGGCGATCCGCGCACAGCAAACGAACAAAAACTTTATCGTTACAACACCTTTGGTAGCGACGCAGCGAGTTATGTTTTAGACGTTCGTTCGTTCCGCGACCAACCCTTACCATTTTTACCAGAAACAGCTTCCGAAGAAGAAATAGAAGCTTATTTACAAGCAGCCTTTGAACCAGGAAGAACCCTTCTCGGAGAAGCCCAAAAAGAACAGTTTAAAAACGACCTTTTAGCTGCCGAAGAATCTGGGATTACCTGGAAATTTGTTATGTCTACTGTCCCGATGCAAAACTTCGGAATTCCCACAGCCGGAGAACGTTGGGAAGGTTTTGCGGCGGAACGAACCGAAATCCTGAGTTTTATCGAAGAAAATGACATTAATAACGTAGTTTTTATTACAGGGGATTTTCACGGTCATGTGGTTAATAATGTCACCTATCAAGAAGAATTTGGCGGCGAACAAATCGAAACTGGCGTATTTGATGTAATGATTGGACCAGTTGGCATACAGCTAACAGTTCCTTTCCTCGAACCGCCGTTTAATGAAACATTTGCGGCACCTTTTGGCGTGGCTACGGTAGGATTTACTCCCGCTTCTTTACTAGCAGAACAAGGTAAATCTAGAGAAGAATATTTAGCTTTAACCGATCGCGATGCACAAAATCAATATGTACGGGAAATCTTAGATTATCGTACCGAAACTTTATTCGGTTACGACCCAATTGGGTTGGAAAATTCACCCATTGATGCGGAGTTATTGCAAGGTTCTTATATCCAAGCACATAATTATGGTTGGACTGAGTTTGAAATTGACCCGCAAACCCAAGCTTTAACTGTAACAACTTACGGAGTTGAACCTTATTCCCAAGCAGAATTAGAAGCAAATCCAGAGACGATTACTTCTCGCGAACCAGAATTATTAAATCAGTTTCAAGTGTTTGCGACTGAGGAAACAGAAACAGTTTTTGGGAGTCCGGAAGCTGATGAATTAGATGCGGCAATTGATGACAATTTTGATGGTAATTTAGACTTAGTTTTTACTGGTGGTGGTGAAGATTTAGTCGATGCGTCGCAAAATGGTACGGGTAGGAGTCGGATTTATAGCGGTAGCGATCGCGATGAGTTAATTGCCGGAAGGCGCGATCGCCTTTTTGGTGGTGAGGGTAACGATATTCTTGATGCTTCTGTGGGTGAAGGGGGAAATCGTCTTTATGGTGGTGTCGGAGATGATGAGTTAGTTGTTAAAGTTAGCGATCGCGCTTTTGCTGGTGAAGGTGACGACACTCTCGAAGCTTCCCTTTCTGAAGGAAATAATCGACTTTACGGTGGTGATGGCGATGACAGCTTTTTCCTCGGTACCGATGATATTTTAGCAGGTGGCGCAGGCGCAGATAAATTCTTCGTCCAAACAGGTGGCGGTAACACTATTACTGGTGGGGAAGACGCAGATCGATTTTGGATCGCTACAAGCGGAACTTTACTCGATCTTAGCGAAGATCCCAACACTATTACTGACTTTGAAGTGGGAACTGATGTCATTGGTTTTGGCGGTGTCTTTGACAATCTTAGTGGTTTCGATGACTTGACTTTTAGCGAAAATAATGGTAATACAACCGTGAGTTTTGGCAACATCAACCTAGCCATTTTAGAGGATGTAACTGCCAACGAACTCAGTGCCGCTAATTTCGTTTTCGACCCAGGTTTAATTGTTTAAATTCCTAATTTTCTAGTTAGAGATGTAGCAATGCTACGTCTCTAAAATTTTGCTAATTTTTCCTAACTTTTTGACTCTACAAAGAAATAAAAAGAGAACTATTTGCAATAGACTGATATCCAGCCAAATTTTATTGATAAAAATTATTATTTAGATATCATCAAACTACAGAATTAGGCAAATTATTATTAATTCTTAACAAGTTAGTTAATTAACAGAACCATAAACAAAATTAAGTATTTTTTTAATTTCAAAATAACTTGTTATTAAACTAACCCTGAAACACTGTTGATGGCAAAAACACAGACGGTAGGTTATTGTCGGTAAATCAAGATCGAACAAATCATCTTGGTAGTTTTTCACAAAAAACTGACTAAACACAGAGGATTTACCGAGCTAAAATCTCCAAAAAATAATTCTACTTGTAACTTTTTTGTCGCCCTAGAATAGTCAGAAAAATCTTATTTCCCGAGATAAAAATATGGTAATTAGCGGCAAAACTTCAGCAGAACAATACGTTGTCAACATCAACGATATCGATCCAGTAACAGGTAAAAATCCCCAATACGATTACATACCTTTACTAACAGTAGGAGACGAAATACCCTTACTAGAAGGAGAACTTGGTAACTTCACCACCAGCGCCACAGAAAATTATGCGATCGCCGGAATTCCAGACGGTTTAGGACATACCCAAATCAACGGACTTAACTACGTCTGGATGAACCATGAAATCTCCTCTGGCGTATACTCTAGTATCACCAGCGATATTACCGTTAATGATGCCAACGGAAATGGCAGAATTGACGCAGGAGAAACCGAAGGTGAAGTCATCAACGGTGCGCGGGTTTCCTTATTTGTTTTCGACGAAAACTGGGACATTGTTGGCGGGAAAAACCTCATCGAAGACGTTGATGTAGACGGAGTTATTTATTCCTTAAATACCGACACTGGTAACTACGAAGATAGCAACGGCAACGTTTTAGAAATGACAGGACACGAGAACTTCTCTCGTTTCTGTTCCGGTTATTTAGCCACCCAAGGTTTTGTAGACGAAAACGGCACTTCTATTCCTCTTTATTTCGCACCAGAAGAAACAGACGACGGTCTAGGAATTGCCGTTTATCCGGATGGAAATGCCAGCCCAATTCTCGGACTTGGAGTATATTCTAAAGAGCAAGTATATGCGGCTTCTGAGTATCGCGCCACCAATTCCGATACTACCGTAATTCTTTCCACGGAAGATTTCAGCAACGGCGAAATCTATATGTATGTCGGCGAACAAACCGCAGCAGATCCTAATGGTTTGAACGACACAACCGACAGTTTGTTTGTACTGCAAGTGGTAGCTCCCGACACTGGGGAAGCTTTCCCTTTGTCGGATATGCCAGAAAACGAAGAATTAATTGCTCGTTGGGTTCCCATTCCCGATGCAATTACCCTCAATCCCGACCCAGAAATTCTCAGCGATTATGTCGATAACGAAGCCGCATATAATAGCGATTTTGATGGAGACGGAACGATCGATGGTCCGGGAGACATCAACAACGATGGAGTCGTCAACGCTTTAGATGTAGTTTCCACTAATTTCCGCCGTCCCGAAGATTTACACGAAGACCCCAATAATCCAGGAACATTTTACTGGGTTAGCACGGGAACCGAGGAAATTGCCGATCCGAGCGATCCTTTTAGGGAAACAGAAGATATCTCGCTAACTGACGATCCTTTTGGTAAATTATTCCGTTTCACGCTTAATCCAGAAGATCCTACTGGTGATGGAACCTTTGAGTTCTTATTAGAAGGCGGACCCGATACTGGAGTCAGCTACGATAACATAGTCGTCGATAACAACGGGAACGTAGTTATTCAGGAAGATCGGACAGCTTTTGGTGCAAATGTCTTATTTGGAGAACCGCCAGTCGGTCGTGAAGGAGAAGAACGCAATGCTCGGATTCTCTCCTACAATATTGCTTTCAATGAAGGTAAACTAGACGACGAAATCACCTTTATTGGCGAACTCAATCAGATCGATCCGGCAGTTGCGACAGATTATGGTGATTGGGAGTCTTCGGGAATTATCGAAATTGACTCTGATGCTTTACCAGGTCGCAGTTCTTACCTCCTTGACGTGCAAGCGCATAGTATTCGGGACGCGATCGCAGAAAATGGTAATATTGTCGGTCGTGGAGACGATGGCGACAGTGTAGAAGATGTTTACTATGATGGCGCTTTCGTTCAAGGCGGTCAGTTGCTTTTAGCTGTACCCACAGAAGAGAGTGAAACAGTTTTCGGTAGTACCGAAGACGATCGAGTAGACGTGGCTGCGGGCGATGCTGATGGTACCAAAGAGTTAATCTTCACAGGTTTGGGTGAAGATCTTGTCGATACTTCTCAAGTTCCTTTTAGCGGTCAAGGTCGTAACCGAGTGTATGCTGGTAGCGATCGCGATGAGTTATTTGCCGGAAGACGCGATCGCCTTTTTGGTGGTGAGGGTAACGATATCCTTGATGCTTCTGTTGGTAGTGGGGGAAACCGTCTCTACGCAGGCGCTGGCGATGACGAACTTTATGCTGGAACAGGAGATCGTCTCTTTGGTGGCGAAGGTGATGACACTCTCGATGCTTCTCTTGGTGGCGGCGATAATCGTCTCTACGGTGAGGAAGGCGACGATACTTTCATCCTCGGAACCGGAGATGTTTTAGTTGGTGGTGACGGCGCTGACAAGTTCTTTGTTAGCGAAGGCGGAGATAATCAAATTACAGGTGGCGAAGGTGCTGACCAATTCTGGATCGCTACTAGCGGTACATTTGCCGACGCTGAAAACGAAATTACCGACTTTGAAGCAGGTTTAGATGTGATTGGTATTGGCGGTACATTCGCAGGTTTGGATAGCTTTGATGATTTTGACCTGAGCGAAGCTGATGGTAACACAACTGTGAGCTTTGGCGATCGCGACTTAGCTACCTTCCTGGGTATCGGTGAAAATGAGCTTAGTGCAGCTAATTTCGTGTTCGATCCCTCTGTGACTGTTTAAATTTCAGTAAACAGCACATTTCCTTATAGTTTAGAGACTGCCTGGGCAGTCCCTAAACTAATTTTATTTTTCACCTAGATCGAGAATCATCTTTTGCTAACTTTATCCAGTATATTTATTTACTTAACTATGTGAAAATAATTACCCAAATAGCCAACCAAGACCAGGAAAACCAAAATCGAGTCAAAAATCTCATTTTTGTTGAGAAAGAAGCAACTGCGACTTGGCGTCAGGGTCAAAAATTAGTTACTCTCTACCAATAGTGAGTGTATTTTGCTACCACTAACAAGCGATCGCGCGAACTTGCTCCGTAATATTTCAAAGTTAGCGAGAAGATATTAAGGAGTGGGAGTAAGCTTAAACACGGACAAATCAAGAATCTTACTCTTACCACAACCGATCATTTTCAGCAAGAGAGGAGAGAAAACTAAATGGCAATTATCAACGGTACTGCTAACGGCGACGAACTATTTGCCGAAAGTACAGGTGACGAATTATTTGGCTTGGGAGGAGACGATACCTTAGATGCCGCAGGCGGTTCCGGCAATAATACCCTGAGAGGAGGTGCAGGTAACGACGAGTTATTTGCAGGGGTAGATGACTTTTTATTTGGCGATGAAGGTGATGATACCCTCGAAGGTAGGTCGGGTTCGGGAGGAAGTCAACTTGATGGAGGAGAAGGTAACGACTTTCTCTTTGCGGATAGCGACGACGAATTAATTGGTGGAGACGGTAACGATCGCCTTTTTGCTGGTTCTGGTGATGCTACACTCACAGGTGGTACGGGTGCTGACCAATTTTGGCTGGCGATCGCCGAATTACCAACTTCTGCTAACATCATTACCGACTTTACCCCAGGTGAAGATGTTTTGGGAATCGCTGGGTTAGAACCAGATTTAGCTGAGTTTGACGACCTGAATATTACTCAAGAAAATGGTAATACTGTCATCTCTACAACTGGTGGGACAGAATTAGCGATCCTCGAAAGTTTCACCGACGAACTCGACGCAACCGACTTTGTTTTCAACAATCAAACGGCTGAAAATCAACCACCTGTAGCTGAAGATGCGACTTTTACCGTCG is drawn from Oscillatoria salina IIICB1 and contains these coding sequences:
- a CDS encoding alkaline phosphatase PhoX translates to MVISGKTSAEQYVVNINDIDPVTGKNPQYDYIPLLTVGDEIPLLEGELGNFTTSATENYAIAGIPDGLGHTQINGLNYVWMNHEISSGVYSSITSDITVNDANGNGRIDAGETEGEVINGARVSLFVFDENWDIVGGKNLIEDVDVDGVIYSLNTDTGNYEDSNGNVLEMTGHENFSRFCSGYLATQGFVDENGTSIPLYFAPEETDDGLGIAVYPDGNASPILGLGVYSKEQVYAASEYRATNSDTTVILSTEDFSNGEIYMYVGEQTAADPNGLNDTTDSLFVLQVVAPDTGEAFPLSDMPENEELIARWVPIPDAITLNPDPEILSDYVDNEAAYNSDFDGDGTIDGPGDINNDGVVNALDVVSTNFRRPEDLHEDPNNPGTFYWVSTGTEEIADPSDPFRETEDISLTDDPFGKLFRFTLNPEDPTGDGTFEFLLEGGPDTGVSYDNIVVDNNGNVVIQEDRTAFGANVLFGEPPVGREGEERNARILSYNIAFNEGKLDDEITFIGELNQIDPAVATDYGDWESSGIIEIDSDALPGRSSYLLDVQAHSIRDAIAENGNIVGRGDDGDSVEDVYYDGAFVQGGQLLLAVPTEESETVFGSTEDDRVDVAAGDADGTKELIFTGLGEDLVDTSQVPFSGQGRNRVYAGSDRDELFAGRRDRLFGGEGNDILDASVGSGGNRLYAGAGDDELYAGTGDRLFGGEGDDTLDASLGGGDNRLYGEEGDDTFILGTGDVLVGGDGADKFFVSEGGDNQITGGEGADQFWIATSGTFADAENEITDFEAGLDVIGIGGTFAGLDSFDDFDLSEADGNTTVSFGDRDLATFLGIGENELSAANFVFDPSVTV
- a CDS encoding alkaline phosphatase D family protein — its product is MALPNGIASGDTTQNSTILWTRSDRLGEVSFEYSTDPNFATIIGTAIANVTDTDVPVKVELTNLNPGTQYYYRVTDADNITLIGEFDTAAEIGNNAGLRFGVSGDWQGELSPYVSILNVRDRNLDFFVQMGDTIEADSESPILPGVTQAQTLAEFRTKHEEIYSERYGLNPWVDLRASTTVYGTWDDHDLTNDFAGGSTPQLSPQKQDIFRNDAGANADFVNDTQVFDDALEAFQDYKPLRDEFYGETGDPRTANEQKLYRYNTFGSDAASYVLDVRSFRDQPLPFLPETASEEEIEAYLQAAFEPGRTLLGEAQKEQFKNDLLAAEESGITWKFVMSTVPMQNFGIPTAGERWEGFAAERTEILSFIEENDINNVVFITGDFHGHVVNNVTYQEEFGGEQIETGVFDVMIGPVGIQLTVPFLEPPFNETFAAPFGVATVGFTPASLLAEQGKSREEYLALTDRDAQNQYVREILDYRTETLFGYDPIGLENSPIDAELLQGSYIQAHNYGWTEFEIDPQTQALTVTTYGVEPYSQAELEANPETITSREPELLNQFQVFATEETETVFGSPEADELDAAIDDNFDGNLDLVFTGGGEDLVDASQNGTGRSRIYSGSDRDELIAGRRDRLFGGEGNDILDASVGEGGNRLYGGVGDDELVVKVSDRAFAGEGDDTLEASLSEGNNRLYGGDGDDSFFLGTDDILAGGAGADKFFVQTGGGNTITGGEDADRFWIATSGTLLDLSEDPNTITDFEVGTDVIGFGGVFDNLSGFDDLTFSENNGNTTVSFGNINLAILEDVTANELSAANFVFDPGLIV